The following proteins are co-located in the Ficedula albicollis isolate OC2 chromosome 27, FicAlb1.5, whole genome shotgun sequence genome:
- the MRC2 gene encoding C-type mannose receptor 2 isoform X3, with amino-acid sequence MFPPLRGPLCCLLCSLLGLQLVLGAAHPDSKVFLIYNTGVQSCLETKDSLVRLAEGCNASAPGQQWKWVSRNRLFNVGAMQCLGVSWHGANATAGLHLLATYECDRESVNMRWSCRGLGEQLSQHLGARLGNSSLDRGDQAHGSQWRTYGTEEDLCSMPYSGNDCETFWDKDHLTNSCYQFNFQSTLSWREAWNSCEQQGANLLSITEIHEQTYINGLLTGYSSTLWIGLNDLDINGGWQWSDNSPLKYLNWESDQPDNPSEENCGVIRTESSGGWQNRDCGIALPYVCKKKPNSTADPFLTDLWSEVKVDCEPSWQPFQSNCYRLVGEKKSWQEAKKTCLRSGGDLVSIHTLSELEFVTKEIKQDVEELWIGLNDLKLQMNFEWSDGTPVRFTYWHPFEPNNFRDSLEDCVTIWGPEGRWNDSPCNQTLPSICKKPGRVSQEKEEDDHGCRKGWKWHSPSCFWLGEDRVPYSDARKMCSDYSSTLVTITNRFEQAYVSSLIYGWDGEYFWTALQDINETGTFRWLSGDEVMYTHWNRNQPGYNKGGCVALATGSSMGLWEVKNCSTFKAKYICRQNLGTPVNPELPGPFPTPSLTATCPPGWSSDPKLRHCYKVFNFEKLQEKKTWIAAQEFCRELGAQLLSLGSYEEEHFVANTLNKIFGELEPELHEQHWFWIGLNRRDPAGDQSWRWSDGLGFFYHNFDRSNYDDDDIRSCAVLDLASLQWMPMQCEAQLDWICKLPKGADVKEPEITTQGSKEWVKYQEAEYKFFEHHSTWLQAQRICSWFQAELTSVHSKDELHFLGQNLKKFSRGQEQHWWIGLHTYENDGRFKWSDGSLLNFVSWAPGKPRPISKDRKCVYMTASREDWGDQKCMTALPYICKRSNGTAVKPSLPPVPAATSGGCPQGWLPFLSKCFSFNGHNKDEIVKWPEAKQVCESQGAILATIASPLEQAFITSMLPNISFDLWIGLHDAQGEFQWVEEVPLRHTSWAPGEPSGCSSSSPLDEPTNCVVVWHGSPPLFTGRWDDRSCLEEKHGYVCQRSIDLSLSPAQAPFPASPSGTLFYHNSTYRILQKPLRWHEALLLCETLNATLATIPNPYSQAFLTQAVSSLRAPLWIGLANDEGGRSYSWLTEENLIYTNWQDGEPQQITGCSYMDTDGTWCTASCDTKLQGGICQLQTGHSRTHKWSYSGSCPKSLEDSSWIPFRDHCYTFHMEIALGQKDAMRRCQKVGSTVLSIQDEMENIFVWEHLQAYEGLSKGAWLGMTFNPKGGTLVWHDNTAMNYSNWGQHDTGPSMLSQNSCYWIQSSNGMWRLGSCTNVTMGVICKIPRVEESTFSRAALPENTATIAVVVLSVLALCAVLGVVVFLYKRRQNAERGAFESARYSRTTSNPSESAEKNILVSDMEMNEQQD; translated from the exons ATGTTCCCCCCGCTCCGCGGccccctctgctgcctcctctgctccctcctcgGGCTCCAGCTGGTGCTCGGCGCTGCGCACCCAG ACTCCAAAGTCTTCCTCATCTACAACACGggtgtgcagagctgcctggagacCAAGGACTCACTGGTGCGCCTGGCCGAGGGCTGCAATGCCAGCGCTCCGGGCCAGCAGTGGAAATGGGTCTCCCGAAATCGCCTCTTCAATGTGGGGGCCATGCAGTGTCTGGGAGTGTCATGGCATGGGGCCAACGCCACGGCAGGGCTGCACCTCCTGGCCACCTACGAGTGCGACCGCGAGTCGGTCAACATGCGCTGGAGCTGCCGTGGGCTCGGAGAGCAGCTCTCGCAGCATCTGGGTGCCCGCCTGGGCAACTCCTCTCTGGACAGGGGGGACCAGGCGCATGGCTCGCAGTGGAGGACGTATGGCACCGAGGAGGATCTGTGCTCCATGCCCTACTCTG GCAATGACTGTGAGACCTTTTGGGACAAGGACCACCTCACGAACAGCTGCTACCAGTTCAACTTTCAGTCAACACTGTCATGGCGAGAAGCCTGGAATAGCTGTGAGCAGCAAGGGGCCAACCTGCTGAGCATCACCGAAATCCATGAGCAGACCTACATCAATG GTCTGTTGACTGGCTACAGCTCCACACTCTGGATTGGGCTGAATGACCTGGACATCAATGGAGGCTGGCAGTGGTCGGACAACTCGCCCCTCAAGTACCTCAACTGGGAGAGTG ACCAGCCCGACAACCCCAGTGAGGAGAACTGCGGGGTGATTCGCACCGAGTCCTCTGGGGGATGGCAGAACCGTGACTGTGGCATTGCCCTCCCCTATGTCTGCAAGAAGAAGCCCAATTCCACGGCTGACCCTTTCCTGACGG ACTTGTGGTCGGAGGTGAAGGTGGACTGCgagcccagctggcagccctTCCAGTCCAACTGCTACCGGCTGGTAGGAGAGAAGAAGAGCTGGCAAGAGGCGAAGAAGACCTGCCTGCGGAGCGGGGGTGATCTGGTCAGCATCCACACCCTCTCTGAGCTGGAATTTGTCACGAAGGAGATCAAGCAAG ATGTGGAGGAGCTCTGGATTGGACTAAATGACCTCAAGCTGCAGATGAACTTCGAGTGGTCGGACGGGACGCCCGTGAGGTTCACATACTGGCACCCCTTTGAGCCCAACAACTTCCGTGACAGCCTGGAGGACTGTGTGACCATCTGGGGACCA GAAGGCAGATGGAATGACAGCCCCTGCAACCAGACCCTGCCATCCATCTGCAAAAAGCCTGGTCGGGTGagccaggagaaggaggaggatgacCACGGGTGCCGAAAG ggctggaagTGGCACAGCCCGTCCTGCTTCTGGCTGGGTGAGGACCGTGTCCCCTACAGCGATGCCCGCAAGATGTGCTCCGACTACAGCTCCACGCTTGTTACCATCACCAACAG GTTCGAGCAGGCATATGTGAGCAGCCTCATCtatggctgggatggggagtATTTTtggacagctctgcaggacatcAATGAGACAGGCACGTTCCGCTGGCTGAGCGGTGATGAGGTGATGTACACTCACTGGAACCGCAACCAGCCCG GTTACAACAAGGGTGGCTGTGTGGCCCTGGCCACTGGCAGCTCCATGGGGCTATGGGAGGTGAAGAACTGCAGCACCTTCAAGGCCAAGTACATCTGTCGACAGAACCTGGGCACCCCAGTCAATCCTGAACTGCCTGGTCCTTTCCCCACACCCAGCCTCACTGCCACCTGCCCCCCAGGATGGAGCTCCGACCCCAAACTCCGTCACTGCTACAAG GTATTCAACTTCGAAAAGCTGCAAGAGAAGAAGACGTGGATTGCTGCGCAGGAATTCTGCCGGGAGCTGGGGGCCCAGCTTCTCAGCCTAGGCAGCTACGAGGAGGAGCATTTTGTTGCCAACACCCTCAACAAGATTTTTGG GGAGTTAGAACCAGAGCTCCACGAGCAGCACTGGTTCTGGATCGGCCTGAACCGGCGGGATCCTGCTGGGGACCAGAGCTGGAGGTGGAGCGACGGGCTAGGG TTTTTCTACCACAACTTTGACCGCAGCAACTATGATGACGATGACATCCGGAGCTGCGCAGTGCTTGATCTGGCCTCCCTACAGTGGATGCCGATGCAGTGTGAAGCCCAGCTGGACTGGATCTGCAAACTGCCCAAAG GTGCTGATGTGAAGGAGCCAGAGATCACGACCCAAG gcagcaaagAATGGGTGAAATACCAAGAGGCCGAGTACAAGTTCTTTGAACACCACTCAAcgtggctgcaggcacagcgCATCTGCAGCTGGTTCCAGGCCGAGCTGACGTCGGTGCACAGCAAGGATGAGCTGCACTTCCTGGGCCAGAACCTGAAGAAG TTCTCCaggggccaggagcagcactggtggATTGGGCTGCACACCTACGAGAATGACGGGAGGTTCAA GTGGTCTGATGGATCCCTCCTCAACTTTGTCTCTTGGGCACCGGGCAAGCCTCGGCCCATCAGCAAGGACAGGAAGTGTGTGTACATGACAGCCAGCCGAG AGGACTGGGGTGACCAGAAGTGCATGACGGCACTGCCTTACATCTGCAAGAGGAGCAATGGGACAGCTGTGAAGCCTTCCCTCCCTCCAGTACCTGCTGCCACGAGTGGGGGGTGTCCCCAAGGCTGGCTGCCCTTCCTCAGCAAG TGTTTCAGCTTCAATGGCCACAACAAAGACGAGATAGTGAAGTGGCCAGAGGCGAAGCAGGTGTGCGAGAGCCAGGGCGCCATCCTGGCTACCATTGCCAGCCCCCTGGAGCAGG CCTTCATCACATCCATGCTGCCCAACATCTCCTTTGACCTCTGGATTGGCCTGCACGATGCCCAGGGGGAGTTCCAGTGGGTGGAGGAGGTGCCGCTGAGGCACACAAGCTGGGCACCTGGAGAGccctcaggctgcagctcctccagccccctTGATGAGCCG ACCAACTGTGTTGTGGTGTGGCATGGCTCACCCCCCCTCTTCACGGGACGCTGGGATGACCGCAGCTGCCTGGAGGAGAAACATGGCTATGTCTGCCAGCGGAGCATAG AcctgtccctgagccctgcacaggcaccaTTCCCTGCTTCTCCTAGTGGCACCCTCTTTTACCACAACAGCACTTACCGCATCCTGCAGAAACCTCTCAGGTGGCACgaggcactgctgctctgcgAAACCCTCAATGCCACCCTGGCCACCATCCCCAACCCCTACAGCCAGGCCTTCCTCACACAGGCTGTCAGCAGCCTGCGGGCTCCGCTCTGGATTGGGTTGGCCAATGATGAG GGAGGCCGGAGCTACTCGTGGCTGACAGAGGAGAACCTCATCTACACCAACTGGCAGGATGGGGAGCCCCAGCAGATCACCGGCTGCTCCTACATGGACACAGACGGGACCTGGTGCACAGCTAGCTGTGACACCAAGCTGCAGGGAGGCATCTGCCAGCTCCAGACAG GTCACTCCCGCACACACAAGTGGAGCTACAGTGGCAGCTGTCCCAAATCGCTTGAGGACTCATCCTGGATCCCCTTTCGGGACCACTGCTACACCTTCCACATGGAGATTGCCCTTGGGCAAAAGGATGCCATGAGGAGATGCCAGAAAG TTGGCAGCACAGTGTTGTCTATCCAGGATGAGATGGAGAACATCTTTGTGTGGGAGCATCTTCAGGCGTACGAGGGCCTTTCCAAGGGGGCGTGGCTGGGCATGACCTTCAACCCCAAAG gtGGCACCTTGGTTTGGCATGACAACACTGCCATGAACTACTCCAACTGGGGCCAGCATGACACAGGGCCCAGCATGCTTAGCCAGAACAGCTGCTACTGGATCCAGAGCAGCAATGGCATGTGGCGTCTAGGCTCCTGCACAAACGTAACCATGGGGGTCATTTGCAAGATCCCCCGAG TGGAGGAGAGCACCTTTTCCAGGGCAG
- the MRC2 gene encoding C-type mannose receptor 2 isoform X1 gives MFPPLRGPLCCLLCSLLGLQLVLGAAHPDSKVFLIYNTGVQSCLETKDSLVRLAEGCNASAPGQQWKWVSRNRLFNVGAMQCLGVSWHGANATAGLHLLATYECDRESVNMRWSCRGLGEQLSQHLGARLGNSSLDRGDQAHGSQWRTYGTEEDLCSMPYSEIYTIQGNSHGKPCTIPFKYDNQWFHECTSTGREDGHLWCATTQDYGKDERWGFCPIKSNDCETFWDKDHLTNSCYQFNFQSTLSWREAWNSCEQQGANLLSITEIHEQTYINGLLTGYSSTLWIGLNDLDINGGWQWSDNSPLKYLNWESDQPDNPSEENCGVIRTESSGGWQNRDCGIALPYVCKKKPNSTADPFLTDLWSEVKVDCEPSWQPFQSNCYRLVGEKKSWQEAKKTCLRSGGDLVSIHTLSELEFVTKEIKQDVEELWIGLNDLKLQMNFEWSDGTPVRFTYWHPFEPNNFRDSLEDCVTIWGPEGRWNDSPCNQTLPSICKKPGRVSQEKEEDDHGCRKGWKWHSPSCFWLGEDRVPYSDARKMCSDYSSTLVTITNRFEQAYVSSLIYGWDGEYFWTALQDINETGTFRWLSGDEVMYTHWNRNQPGYNKGGCVALATGSSMGLWEVKNCSTFKAKYICRQNLGTPVNPELPGPFPTPSLTATCPPGWSSDPKLRHCYKVFNFEKLQEKKTWIAAQEFCRELGAQLLSLGSYEEEHFVANTLNKIFGELEPELHEQHWFWIGLNRRDPAGDQSWRWSDGLGFFYHNFDRSNYDDDDIRSCAVLDLASLQWMPMQCEAQLDWICKLPKGADVKEPEITTQGSKEWVKYQEAEYKFFEHHSTWLQAQRICSWFQAELTSVHSKDELHFLGQNLKKFSRGQEQHWWIGLHTYENDGRFKWSDGSLLNFVSWAPGKPRPISKDRKCVYMTASREDWGDQKCMTALPYICKRSNGTAVKPSLPPVPAATSGGCPQGWLPFLSKCFSFNGHNKDEIVKWPEAKQVCESQGAILATIASPLEQAFITSMLPNISFDLWIGLHDAQGEFQWVEEVPLRHTSWAPGEPSGCSSSSPLDEPTNCVVVWHGSPPLFTGRWDDRSCLEEKHGYVCQRSIDLSLSPAQAPFPASPSGTLFYHNSTYRILQKPLRWHEALLLCETLNATLATIPNPYSQAFLTQAVSSLRAPLWIGLANDEGGRSYSWLTEENLIYTNWQDGEPQQITGCSYMDTDGTWCTASCDTKLQGGICQLQTGHSRTHKWSYSGSCPKSLEDSSWIPFRDHCYTFHMEIALGQKDAMRRCQKVGSTVLSIQDEMENIFVWEHLQAYEGLSKGAWLGMTFNPKGGTLVWHDNTAMNYSNWGQHDTGPSMLSQNSCYWIQSSNGMWRLGSCTNVTMGVICKIPRVEESTFSRAALPENTATIAVVVLSVLALCAVLGVVVFLYKRRQNAERGAFESARYSRTTSNPSESAEKNILVSDMEMNEQQD, from the exons ATGTTCCCCCCGCTCCGCGGccccctctgctgcctcctctgctccctcctcgGGCTCCAGCTGGTGCTCGGCGCTGCGCACCCAG ACTCCAAAGTCTTCCTCATCTACAACACGggtgtgcagagctgcctggagacCAAGGACTCACTGGTGCGCCTGGCCGAGGGCTGCAATGCCAGCGCTCCGGGCCAGCAGTGGAAATGGGTCTCCCGAAATCGCCTCTTCAATGTGGGGGCCATGCAGTGTCTGGGAGTGTCATGGCATGGGGCCAACGCCACGGCAGGGCTGCACCTCCTGGCCACCTACGAGTGCGACCGCGAGTCGGTCAACATGCGCTGGAGCTGCCGTGGGCTCGGAGAGCAGCTCTCGCAGCATCTGGGTGCCCGCCTGGGCAACTCCTCTCTGGACAGGGGGGACCAGGCGCATGGCTCGCAGTGGAGGACGTATGGCACCGAGGAGGATCTGTGCTCCATGCCCTACTCTG AGATTTACACCATCCAGGGCAACTCCCATGGGAAGCCCTGCACCATCCCCTTCAAGTACGACAACCAGTGGTTTCATGAGTGCACCAGCACGGGGCGGGAGGACGGGCACCTCTGGTGTGCCACCACCCAGGACTATGGCAAGGACGAGCGGTGGGGCTTCTGCCCCATAAAGA GCAATGACTGTGAGACCTTTTGGGACAAGGACCACCTCACGAACAGCTGCTACCAGTTCAACTTTCAGTCAACACTGTCATGGCGAGAAGCCTGGAATAGCTGTGAGCAGCAAGGGGCCAACCTGCTGAGCATCACCGAAATCCATGAGCAGACCTACATCAATG GTCTGTTGACTGGCTACAGCTCCACACTCTGGATTGGGCTGAATGACCTGGACATCAATGGAGGCTGGCAGTGGTCGGACAACTCGCCCCTCAAGTACCTCAACTGGGAGAGTG ACCAGCCCGACAACCCCAGTGAGGAGAACTGCGGGGTGATTCGCACCGAGTCCTCTGGGGGATGGCAGAACCGTGACTGTGGCATTGCCCTCCCCTATGTCTGCAAGAAGAAGCCCAATTCCACGGCTGACCCTTTCCTGACGG ACTTGTGGTCGGAGGTGAAGGTGGACTGCgagcccagctggcagccctTCCAGTCCAACTGCTACCGGCTGGTAGGAGAGAAGAAGAGCTGGCAAGAGGCGAAGAAGACCTGCCTGCGGAGCGGGGGTGATCTGGTCAGCATCCACACCCTCTCTGAGCTGGAATTTGTCACGAAGGAGATCAAGCAAG ATGTGGAGGAGCTCTGGATTGGACTAAATGACCTCAAGCTGCAGATGAACTTCGAGTGGTCGGACGGGACGCCCGTGAGGTTCACATACTGGCACCCCTTTGAGCCCAACAACTTCCGTGACAGCCTGGAGGACTGTGTGACCATCTGGGGACCA GAAGGCAGATGGAATGACAGCCCCTGCAACCAGACCCTGCCATCCATCTGCAAAAAGCCTGGTCGGGTGagccaggagaaggaggaggatgacCACGGGTGCCGAAAG ggctggaagTGGCACAGCCCGTCCTGCTTCTGGCTGGGTGAGGACCGTGTCCCCTACAGCGATGCCCGCAAGATGTGCTCCGACTACAGCTCCACGCTTGTTACCATCACCAACAG GTTCGAGCAGGCATATGTGAGCAGCCTCATCtatggctgggatggggagtATTTTtggacagctctgcaggacatcAATGAGACAGGCACGTTCCGCTGGCTGAGCGGTGATGAGGTGATGTACACTCACTGGAACCGCAACCAGCCCG GTTACAACAAGGGTGGCTGTGTGGCCCTGGCCACTGGCAGCTCCATGGGGCTATGGGAGGTGAAGAACTGCAGCACCTTCAAGGCCAAGTACATCTGTCGACAGAACCTGGGCACCCCAGTCAATCCTGAACTGCCTGGTCCTTTCCCCACACCCAGCCTCACTGCCACCTGCCCCCCAGGATGGAGCTCCGACCCCAAACTCCGTCACTGCTACAAG GTATTCAACTTCGAAAAGCTGCAAGAGAAGAAGACGTGGATTGCTGCGCAGGAATTCTGCCGGGAGCTGGGGGCCCAGCTTCTCAGCCTAGGCAGCTACGAGGAGGAGCATTTTGTTGCCAACACCCTCAACAAGATTTTTGG GGAGTTAGAACCAGAGCTCCACGAGCAGCACTGGTTCTGGATCGGCCTGAACCGGCGGGATCCTGCTGGGGACCAGAGCTGGAGGTGGAGCGACGGGCTAGGG TTTTTCTACCACAACTTTGACCGCAGCAACTATGATGACGATGACATCCGGAGCTGCGCAGTGCTTGATCTGGCCTCCCTACAGTGGATGCCGATGCAGTGTGAAGCCCAGCTGGACTGGATCTGCAAACTGCCCAAAG GTGCTGATGTGAAGGAGCCAGAGATCACGACCCAAG gcagcaaagAATGGGTGAAATACCAAGAGGCCGAGTACAAGTTCTTTGAACACCACTCAAcgtggctgcaggcacagcgCATCTGCAGCTGGTTCCAGGCCGAGCTGACGTCGGTGCACAGCAAGGATGAGCTGCACTTCCTGGGCCAGAACCTGAAGAAG TTCTCCaggggccaggagcagcactggtggATTGGGCTGCACACCTACGAGAATGACGGGAGGTTCAA GTGGTCTGATGGATCCCTCCTCAACTTTGTCTCTTGGGCACCGGGCAAGCCTCGGCCCATCAGCAAGGACAGGAAGTGTGTGTACATGACAGCCAGCCGAG AGGACTGGGGTGACCAGAAGTGCATGACGGCACTGCCTTACATCTGCAAGAGGAGCAATGGGACAGCTGTGAAGCCTTCCCTCCCTCCAGTACCTGCTGCCACGAGTGGGGGGTGTCCCCAAGGCTGGCTGCCCTTCCTCAGCAAG TGTTTCAGCTTCAATGGCCACAACAAAGACGAGATAGTGAAGTGGCCAGAGGCGAAGCAGGTGTGCGAGAGCCAGGGCGCCATCCTGGCTACCATTGCCAGCCCCCTGGAGCAGG CCTTCATCACATCCATGCTGCCCAACATCTCCTTTGACCTCTGGATTGGCCTGCACGATGCCCAGGGGGAGTTCCAGTGGGTGGAGGAGGTGCCGCTGAGGCACACAAGCTGGGCACCTGGAGAGccctcaggctgcagctcctccagccccctTGATGAGCCG ACCAACTGTGTTGTGGTGTGGCATGGCTCACCCCCCCTCTTCACGGGACGCTGGGATGACCGCAGCTGCCTGGAGGAGAAACATGGCTATGTCTGCCAGCGGAGCATAG AcctgtccctgagccctgcacaggcaccaTTCCCTGCTTCTCCTAGTGGCACCCTCTTTTACCACAACAGCACTTACCGCATCCTGCAGAAACCTCTCAGGTGGCACgaggcactgctgctctgcgAAACCCTCAATGCCACCCTGGCCACCATCCCCAACCCCTACAGCCAGGCCTTCCTCACACAGGCTGTCAGCAGCCTGCGGGCTCCGCTCTGGATTGGGTTGGCCAATGATGAG GGAGGCCGGAGCTACTCGTGGCTGACAGAGGAGAACCTCATCTACACCAACTGGCAGGATGGGGAGCCCCAGCAGATCACCGGCTGCTCCTACATGGACACAGACGGGACCTGGTGCACAGCTAGCTGTGACACCAAGCTGCAGGGAGGCATCTGCCAGCTCCAGACAG GTCACTCCCGCACACACAAGTGGAGCTACAGTGGCAGCTGTCCCAAATCGCTTGAGGACTCATCCTGGATCCCCTTTCGGGACCACTGCTACACCTTCCACATGGAGATTGCCCTTGGGCAAAAGGATGCCATGAGGAGATGCCAGAAAG TTGGCAGCACAGTGTTGTCTATCCAGGATGAGATGGAGAACATCTTTGTGTGGGAGCATCTTCAGGCGTACGAGGGCCTTTCCAAGGGGGCGTGGCTGGGCATGACCTTCAACCCCAAAG gtGGCACCTTGGTTTGGCATGACAACACTGCCATGAACTACTCCAACTGGGGCCAGCATGACACAGGGCCCAGCATGCTTAGCCAGAACAGCTGCTACTGGATCCAGAGCAGCAATGGCATGTGGCGTCTAGGCTCCTGCACAAACGTAACCATGGGGGTCATTTGCAAGATCCCCCGAG TGGAGGAGAGCACCTTTTCCAGGGCAG